The region ACAGTcaataacaaaacaaaattaacCCGATCCTAAATCGATTAGCACATCatattttcttaaaattatatattttactttatGTTCGATTTTGTTTTGATAGTTTACTTTTTCGCTTGCTTAAACAAATTTAATGTTGTATTACACTTTGTATCATCttgtattattcatttaattttcttttgcaTTCATTATCCAGACTCGAGGATTCGACTTTAACAACACCGATGCCGAAGTGCTGGGTGAGTGACTAACATTAAGATATCGTGAGGACCGTTTATTCTGTCCTTCAGATTCAGCGAAACAGCAAACACGCGTAGGGTTAATTCGCACGCTCACGCAGGTATATTGTAGCGATAATATCAAAGCCAGTTGTCGGGCGATAAGAGACTGGTTAAGAGATTTTCAACAATGATCGGTATCCActtcataaaaaatttatagataaaTTTACTGATTAAGGTGGGGCATCGCACGAGTGCTACAGAACGTGCGTAGAAGGGGATGTACGAACTTGCGTCTACAGCTTCACCGTTCTCGAATATACCACGATGAGCTACCTCTGCGACAATTGCCCCTATGAAATCGAAGACTGCTACAATACGGGATGTGTAACTGCCGGCGGTCACGTTCGCGAAGTCATATTGGTGAACAACTTGCTGCCTGGACCCAGCATCCAGGTCTCTGGTCGAATACGTTTTCCACATCATTATATGGAGAgaattttcgaacaaaaaGCTGAACGGTTTTCGAGTGTATTCGGGTTTGCTTAATCTACTAACTTTCTACCTGAGAATCTGGTTCAAGAAAACCTTATTCCAGATTTTGGCTTATCACCTTGGACATAAGATGTTGTTCAGCGAAATTCTGAGATGGAGTTTTGTCGAACTAAATTTTGAGAGCCGGCGAATTGTTCTCACTTTTAGGAGCGTTTTATCGTtcttcgaaattgtactcgaAAATGTAAGACTTGGGATGGCTTCTGAAAGTGATGAGATGAATgaattgagagaaatttcagacTTGCTCGATTTTCATATAAACTTATTTGAGCAGGCTTTTGACATTGTTCATTCCGATACAAAACTCGAAGTCATGAAATTCGAGACAGTGGACCGATCTTAAAATGTAGTGTAGCGATATTTGTATGAAACTGTACTCCATGTTTTTGAGGTCATTGCTTGAACATTCGAGTATCTGCACAGGCTTTGAAGAAATGATACTTTTATCAGAATTgatcttttttcttaattttggGCCACTGTCTTGTATTCAGGATTTCAAATTCCAAAATCTTCACGTCAAATTTCTAATTCGCTGCGAGAAACATATCGGTGGAGCAACTTTGAGATTGGATAGAGTCAAAAAATTACGGggtgaagttttttttatttttttttatttttgaactttgaaaTTCTGAGCTATGACTCGTGATCAGCGACTCAAATGTCTCCCACGAAGGTTCTTCTTTTGGATATTCAGTTACAAAAAGTTCCAAAAGCTAGAAGCGCATCACGATTATTAATTTGCGAATGGCTTTCAAGGTATGCGAAGGTGACACCGTCCAAGTCAACCTGACGAACACATTAGCGACGAAAAGTACGACAATCCATTGGCATGGACTGCACCAAGTCGGTAGTCCGTACATGGACGGCACGCCGTATTTGACCCAGTGTCCAATTCTTCCTCATAACACCTTCCAGTACAACTTTACAGCACGACCAGCTGGAACCCACATATGGCATTCTCATAGCGGTGGGTAGTAGTCATCGATAAGGTTTTACATGATCACCAATGACTAATTGATGGTACGAATCAGGTTTCGAAGAAGCGGACGGACTCTATGGAAGCTTTATAGTACGCAGAGCTAACGATTCTCTAGCTGAATACTACGATTACGACCTAGCCGAACACGTGATGGCTGTTTGGCACTGGTACTACGAACCCACAGGCTCGGTACTGAGGAGTGCACTTCATAGATCCGCTGATGTGGTTGGTTACAGTCTGACGGTCAATGGCTTGGCCTCTACCGTTGAGTACGAAAAGGATGGTGTCGTTTACATGACGCCTAGGGCTGATTTCACCGTGACTCAGGTGCTTCGCgctgatctttttttttatgctttcCGCAATTTTGACTATACTGAGTACAATACCTATCGTTGCTGTACAATGACGTACTAATCTGACCGAAATGTCTTCAGGGTTACAAGTATAGGTTCAGGCTGATGTACAACAGCGCTGTTTACTGTCCAATTCAAGTATCCATAGACAATCACACGCTGTTAGTAATTGCGTCGGAGGCTGGAACGTTCGAGCCTGTCGAAGGTACGCATTTGTCGATCTAATGAGAACAGTAATGTAAGTTTGTAAAACTCTCTTCATCTTACACGGGTCGTGTGCAGTTGATTCGCTGATCATCAACGCTGGAGAACGGTACGATTTCGTCCTGACTGCTGATCAGTCAGTTGATAATTACTGGATAAGGTACCGAGGCCTTGGCGACTGCGTTTCCACAAGTCTCTCAGTCACCTCGGAGGCTATCCTTCGTTACAGCGGATCGAACGAAACGGCAAATCCGTCGGGAACGATCGATTACGACGACGGCAACAGATCCGGAGCCGTGAGTAGACCAAGATTTTGCCAATAGAAagacatattttattattatcagcGACCCTAAACTTGCATATAATGACTCGACGATTTCATTTACGCAGCTGTTGAACCCGGTACAAGTAGCCA is a window of Neodiprion pinetum isolate iyNeoPine1 chromosome 4, iyNeoPine1.2, whole genome shotgun sequence DNA encoding:
- the LOC124216853 gene encoding uncharacterized protein isoform X2, whose protein sequence is MWHLFHWAVWALFTAHGTRAFQSFRLAAMTRGFDFNNTDAEVLGGASHECYRTCVEGDVRTCVYSFTVLEYTTMSYLCDNCPYEIEDCYNTGCVTAGGHVREVILVNNLLPGPSIQVCEGDTVQVNLTNTLATKSTTIHWHGLHQVGSPYMDGTPYLTQCPILPHNTFQYNFTARPAGTHIWHSHSGFEEADGLYGSFIVRRANDSLAEYYDYDLAEHVMAVWHWYYEPTGSVLRSALHRSADVVGYSLTVNGLASTVEYEKDGVVYMTPRADFTVTQGYKYRFRLMYNSAVYCPIQVSIDNHTLLVIASEAGTFEPVEVDSLIINAGERYDFVLTADQSVDNYWIRYRGLGDCVSTSLSVTSEAILRYSGSNETANPSGTIDYDDGNRSGALLNPVQVANETYSNNSLIYLVDLNSTLERQPNVSGTPDNIIYLHYTYNYYYNFSWPGPYPQINGMTFEYPSIALLTQYNEITDDMYCTEEDDSAKECISGFCSCALLYSVDTGSLVEIVIVDLGLDRFDDHPMHLHGHAFQVVAMEAIGENITVEEVISRNEAGLIDKKLDLAPVKDNIGVPAQGFAVLRFVANNPGFWFFHCHVSNHAEMGMGVVIKVGDYSEMIQPPDSFPKCRNWNMNSTTSSSSSSS
- the LOC124216853 gene encoding uncharacterized protein isoform X1, with protein sequence MWHLFHWAVWALFTAHGTRAFQSFRLAAMTRGFDFNNTDAEVLGGASHECYRTCVEGDVRTCVYSFTVLEYTTMSYLCDNCPYEIEDCYNTGCVTAGGHVREVILVNNLLPGPSIQVCEGDTVQVNLTNTLATKSTTIHWHGLHQVGSPYMDGTPYLTQCPILPHNTFQYNFTARPAGTHIWHSHSGFEEADGLYGSFIVRRANDSLAEYYDYDLAEHVMAVWHWYYEPTGSVLRSALHRSADVVGYSLTVNGLASTVEYEKDGVVYMTPRADFTVTQGYKYRFRLMYNSAVYCPIQVSIDNHTLLVIASEAGTFEPVEVDSLIINAGERYDFVLTADQSVDNYWIRYRGLGDCVSTSLSVTSEAILRYSGSNETANPSGTIDYDDGNRSGALLNPVQVANETYSNNSLIYLVDLNSTLERQPNVSGTPDNIIYLHYTYNYYYNFSWPGPYPQINGMTFEYPSIALLTQYNEITDDMYCTEEDDSAKECISGFCSCALLYSVDTGSLVEIVIVDLGLDRFDDHPMHLHGHAFQVVAMEAIGENITVEEVISRNEAGLIDKKLDLAPVKDNIGVPAQGFAVLRFVANNPGFWFFHCHVSNHAEMGMGVVIKVGDYSEMIQPPDSFPKCRNWNMNSTTSSSSSSSWYSIVHMSNGGRTMLGIHIFIFIFRYVDPLT